In Caldisphaera lagunensis DSM 15908, a single genomic region encodes these proteins:
- a CDS encoding NADH-quinone oxidoreductase subunit C: MKKLISIQDSLKNVLKDNIINIEQAKGYIDVLVSTEKLVDSAKKLKDFGFDHVKSVTAIDYIAKKQFKVTYHISSYLNEELSKYIIGLSTIINRDNPHLPSLSKIWVSAEFQEREVYEFFGIIFDDHPDLRLLLLTPVIAALKPLRKDFVVKEESDDIEVDYAAYNANKWW; this comes from the coding sequence GTGAAAAAGTTGATCTCCATACAAGATTCACTTAAAAATGTATTAAAGGATAATATAATCAATATAGAACAAGCAAAAGGGTATATCGATGTATTAGTATCAACAGAAAAGTTAGTTGATTCAGCAAAGAAGTTAAAAGATTTTGGTTTTGATCATGTAAAGTCAGTAACTGCTATTGATTATATAGCGAAGAAGCAGTTTAAGGTAACATATCATATTTCAAGCTATTTAAATGAAGAATTATCAAAATATATTATAGGTTTATCTACAATAATTAATAGAGATAATCCTCATTTACCCAGCTTATCTAAAATATGGGTTAGCGCAGAATTTCAAGAAAGGGAAGTTTATGAGTTCTTCGGCATAATATTCGATGATCATCCAGATTTACGCTTGCTTTTGTTAACCCCTGTAATAGCTGCATTGAAGCCTTTAAGAAAAGATTTTGTTGTTAAGGAAGAAAGCGATGATATAGAAGTTGATTATGCAGCATATAATGCTAATAAATGGTGGTAA
- a CDS encoding NADH-quinone oxidoreductase subunit D gives MESSTSSGSVPHLPGMEVTEVSKNTYEVYIGPAHPGSGHMRIIVEVDGDIMVRVDPDIGFVHRTMEKLAEGRDWIKNIPLFERMAILDACNITLPYVQAVERLLGTEPPERARYLRTLLCEINRIASHLYGMGIFGVFLGHSTLYMWAFGDREVFVDLAEQMTGARLTHSYPVFGGVRRDIPDDFPENARKAAKYMRNRLNEYAKIFLNNPNIRSRLENVGVMSKNLATELGIVGPNLRASGVRYDVRLNEPYEAYGDVEFEIPVFEEGDSLARAWARVEEIKQSLNIIEQVVDWLEKHPRENFMHEKFWKTAPKLYKDVFSGQIDYAGKYRVKLMPLFASLKVPPGKAFARVEAGRGEMVYYVESDGKDLPYRVRVVSPSFRNVIAFKYLMPGHRLMDLPTIYGSFDYFPPEWDR, from the coding sequence ATGGAATCTAGTACATCTAGTGGTTCTGTTCCTCATTTGCCTGGTATGGAAGTGACAGAGGTATCTAAAAACACATATGAAGTATACATTGGCCCAGCACATCCAGGTTCTGGGCATATGAGGATAATAGTTGAAGTTGATGGAGACATTATGGTAAGGGTTGATCCTGATATAGGATTTGTTCATAGAACAATGGAAAAACTTGCAGAAGGTAGAGATTGGATAAAGAATATACCACTATTTGAAAGGATGGCAATTTTAGATGCATGCAACATAACTTTACCTTATGTTCAAGCTGTAGAAAGATTGCTAGGAACTGAACCTCCAGAAAGAGCAAGATATCTGAGAACTTTACTTTGCGAGATAAACAGAATTGCAAGCCATTTATATGGAATGGGAATCTTTGGAGTGTTCTTAGGCCATTCAACCCTATATATGTGGGCATTTGGAGATAGAGAGGTCTTTGTTGATTTAGCTGAACAAATGACTGGGGCTAGATTAACACATTCTTATCCAGTATTTGGAGGGGTAAGAAGAGATATACCAGATGATTTTCCAGAAAACGCTAGGAAAGCAGCAAAATATATGAGAAATAGGCTGAACGAATATGCAAAAATATTTCTTAATAATCCTAATATAAGAAGTAGATTAGAAAATGTTGGAGTAATGTCTAAAAACTTGGCAACAGAGCTAGGTATAGTTGGACCTAACCTAAGAGCTAGCGGAGTTAGATACGACGTAAGACTTAACGAACCTTATGAAGCTTATGGAGATGTAGAATTTGAGATTCCAGTTTTTGAAGAAGGGGATTCATTAGCAAGAGCTTGGGCCAGAGTTGAAGAGATTAAACAAAGCTTAAATATAATAGAGCAGGTAGTAGATTGGTTAGAAAAACATCCTAGAGAAAACTTCATGCATGAAAAATTCTGGAAGACAGCACCAAAATTATATAAAGATGTGTTTTCAGGTCAAATAGATTATGCAGGTAAATATAGAGTTAAACTAATGCCATTATTTGCCTCATTAAAGGTTCCTCCAGGAAAAGCATTTGCAAGAGTTGAAGCTGGAAGAGGAGAAATGGTATATTATGTAGAAAGTGATGGTAAAGATCTACCATATAGGGTAAGAGTAGTTTCTCCATCATTTAGAAATGTTATTGCTTTTAAGTATTTGATGCCTGGTCATAGATTAATGGATCTTCCTACAATATATGGTAGTTTTGATTATTTCCCACCAGAATGGGATAGGTGA
- the nuoH gene encoding NADH-quinone oxidoreductase subunit NuoH, whose amino-acid sequence MNVWYYVYRVIIDDIIFYPPVYQFLIIPGLIAALIVALIIIWFERKAAAFVQMRYGPREIAPRIGGAIQLVADLTRYALQEIIIPETVDALPYILSPIIMIILALLPLDAVPITSIKTYFPIPPDYSLLIAVALSTLSPLFVIIMSWASNNKFAIVGGLRESFIITAYELIAVLGFLTVAAMTQSFNLVQIVNLQMSGKWFGLLNPLALLAVFIAVLMSTSGFPFEIPDSESELVAGPYTEYTGLLYGLNMGGAYIKRWVFSVLITLVFLGGWAPYRPTPGIITGYFIPSLIIFIKSLIIMAVMSFLRSVYGRYRVDQALGIAWEILIPLTLAAFGLGLAEAYFGII is encoded by the coding sequence ATGAATGTTTGGTATTATGTATATAGGGTAATAATTGATGATATAATATTTTACCCTCCAGTCTATCAGTTTTTAATAATACCTGGCTTAATAGCAGCCCTCATAGTTGCATTAATTATTATTTGGTTCGAAAGAAAGGCTGCAGCGTTTGTTCAAATGAGATATGGGCCTAGAGAGATAGCACCGAGAATTGGAGGGGCTATACAGTTAGTTGCAGATTTAACTAGGTATGCATTACAGGAAATTATAATTCCTGAAACCGTGGATGCTTTACCATACATATTATCTCCTATAATAATGATTATATTGGCTTTATTACCACTTGATGCAGTTCCAATAACTTCAATAAAGACCTATTTTCCAATACCCCCAGATTATAGTTTGTTGATTGCAGTTGCTTTGAGTACGTTGTCTCCATTGTTTGTGATTATTATGTCATGGGCTAGTAATAATAAATTTGCTATTGTTGGGGGATTGAGAGAATCATTTATAATAACAGCATATGAGCTTATAGCTGTCTTAGGTTTCTTAACCGTGGCAGCAATGACTCAATCATTTAACTTAGTTCAGATTGTCAATTTGCAAATGTCAGGCAAATGGTTTGGTTTATTAAATCCATTGGCTCTATTAGCAGTTTTTATCGCAGTACTAATGTCAACAAGTGGTTTCCCATTTGAAATACCAGATTCTGAAAGCGAATTGGTTGCAGGGCCATATACTGAGTATACTGGTTTATTGTATGGCTTAAATATGGGTGGTGCATATATTAAAAGATGGGTTTTTAGCGTATTAATTACTTTAGTCTTTTTAGGAGGATGGGCGCCTTATAGACCAACACCAGGAATTATTACAGGATACTTCATACCAAGTCTTATAATTTTCATTAAATCTTTAATAATTATGGCTGTAATGAGCTTCCTAAGAAGTGTTTATGGAAGGTATAGAGTAGATCAGGCTTTAGGAATAGCATGGGAGATTTTAATACCTTTAACATTAGCAGCCTTTGGCTTAGGTCTAGCTGAGGCCTATTTTGGTATAATATGA
- the nuoI gene encoding NADH-quinone oxidoreductase subunit NuoI, producing MPAKVALKRNPKKNPLGRVFAGNIGALAVGLKYFFDPNRITLLYPHEYIKLRQGYRGFIVLIQEKCISCSSCARICPARAMKMLSVKVFDKRLKKEMVKKFPVINYNRCIFCGYCVDVCPTEALYHVAYHDLVYMNMQDMILSLEDFQKEPENVSAKEGVPIRYIFDEKRGLVKIKYEEEKKEIAKPQQQVPQQQTSQTTQPNNPQPKQADKGGAS from the coding sequence ATGCCAGCAAAAGTTGCATTAAAGAGAAATCCGAAGAAAAATCCATTAGGTAGGGTGTTTGCAGGTAATATAGGGGCTTTAGCTGTAGGGCTAAAGTATTTCTTTGATCCAAATAGAATAACATTGCTATACCCACATGAATATATTAAATTAAGGCAAGGGTATAGAGGATTTATAGTTTTAATACAGGAAAAGTGCATAAGTTGTTCATCATGCGCAAGAATTTGTCCAGCAAGAGCTATGAAAATGCTCTCGGTAAAAGTATTTGATAAAAGGTTAAAGAAAGAAATGGTCAAGAAGTTTCCAGTAATTAATTATAATAGATGCATATTTTGTGGTTATTGTGTTGATGTATGTCCTACCGAAGCATTATATCATGTGGCATATCATGATTTAGTTTATATGAACATGCAAGACATGATATTGTCTTTAGAAGACTTCCAGAAAGAGCCAGAAAATGTTTCAGCAAAAGAAGGGGTACCAATAAGGTATATATTTGATGAAAAAAGAGGATTAGTAAAAATAAAATATGAAGAAGAGAAAAAGGAGATAGCTAAACCTCAGCAACAAGTTCCTCAACAACAAACATCCCAAACTACACAACCAAATAATCCCCAACCTAAACAAGCTGATAAAGGGGGTGCTAGCTAA
- a CDS encoding NADH-quinone oxidoreductase subunit J family protein, with amino-acid sequence MNPIDLLPIFALVLGVGSIISAYFVIKIKDLIYASSMLAVLASLIAALVALIGFGIVSAYLVLVYVGAAVMFIIIAISMVGVGRKESKEPFLGFVAGAAIAITIGIVILAGKFYNLYSYPEYVTVTQAASGLLSHYLPVIALIIIAQAATLVEAISIARRGEKK; translated from the coding sequence ATGAATCCAATAGATTTATTGCCTATATTTGCTTTAGTATTAGGCGTAGGATCTATTATTTCGGCGTATTTTGTAATAAAAATAAAAGATTTAATTTATGCAAGTTCAATGCTAGCAGTGTTAGCCTCGTTAATAGCGGCATTAGTTGCTTTAATAGGATTCGGCATAGTTTCTGCCTATTTAGTTTTGGTTTACGTTGGAGCGGCAGTTATGTTTATAATAATAGCTATATCAATGGTAGGAGTTGGACGTAAGGAATCTAAGGAACCATTCTTAGGATTTGTAGCAGGTGCTGCAATAGCTATTACAATAGGCATTGTAATATTGGCTGGGAAATTTTACAATTTATATTCATATCCGGAATATGTGACTGTAACTCAAGCGGCATCGGGCCTTTTATCCCATTATTTGCCAGTTATTGCATTAATAATAATTGCTCAAGCAGCAACATTAGTTGAAGCTATAAGCATAGCTAGGAGGGGGGAGAAAAAATGA
- a CDS encoding NADH-quinone oxidoreductase subunit K, which translates to MIVIDQLTGLVVMITAVLIMGIGGYGVTSSRSLFRQLLSIEVIFNGLLLLILSLISFNAIMATYFGIIIISVVSAEVIVVVSILVAYMRESKSLSSEDLEEGGV; encoded by the coding sequence ATGATTGTTATAGATCAATTAACAGGTTTAGTTGTAATGATAACTGCTGTACTAATAATGGGGATTGGAGGTTATGGTGTTACATCATCGAGAAGTTTATTTAGACAATTGCTATCAATTGAAGTAATATTTAATGGTTTATTATTATTGATTTTATCTTTAATTTCTTTTAATGCCATAATGGCAACATATTTTGGAATTATAATTATAAGTGTTGTTTCAGCAGAAGTGATAGTTGTTGTATCAATATTAGTAGCATATATGAGAGAGTCTAAGTCTTTGAGCTCTGAAGATCTTGAGGAAGGGGGTGTTTGA
- a CDS encoding complex I subunit 4 family protein, with amino-acid sequence MVLLSLPALWISLLLPIVLGILAWLLGRYDSAVKALIYLSGFVLLFPLGLVLYYYATGGLSSSIVDPIYVNFASYKIGTFYLGIDGLSAPIVIGISIVTAFVSFYGIKYMTKRIEEMKEEGERVPNLGTYTLLYNIFAVTMLGIAYSSNLIEFYIFLEGTLISSFLTIAFYGYGDRRKISLLYFVWTHIGAVLLLTGILYFGYIVGSFNYMNLVNGSLVPVGSEEAVLGSAATLIAILMLIGLFVKMAVFGVHMWLPYAHAEAPTPISALLSPNLIGLAGYAIARFVFQFFPTIMLSWRPYLLTLAFITIIYGGLVALRQKDFKRFLAYSSISQMGYMLLGLSTLTTYGIIGAMLVYLSHAIGKAILFMSAGVFITELNNLRDITKMGGLAKKYPLTAALALFGFMNLTGLPPSVGMWSEILIVMGLVQSYMLRSLASLVGFTALLIVALTMTGAYSFIMMRRIFYGQPRSKIEIKEKIDVFKLSILGIAIFGFIFFLAINPLISNLNTSIVSFIISFLSR; translated from the coding sequence ATGGTGTTATTATCTTTACCTGCACTATGGATTTCTTTATTGTTGCCGATAGTTCTCGGTATACTTGCTTGGCTTCTGGGTAGATATGATAGTGCTGTTAAAGCTTTAATATACTTGTCAGGATTTGTATTATTATTCCCACTTGGATTAGTATTGTATTATTATGCAACAGGAGGCTTATCAAGCAGTATAGTCGATCCTATATATGTAAACTTTGCATCGTATAAAATTGGTACATTTTATTTAGGCATAGATGGATTATCGGCTCCAATAGTAATTGGAATATCAATTGTAACTGCATTTGTATCTTTTTATGGAATAAAATACATGACAAAAAGAATAGAGGAAATGAAGGAAGAAGGTGAAAGAGTACCTAATTTAGGTACATATACCTTATTATATAATATATTTGCTGTTACAATGCTAGGCATTGCATACTCAAGCAACTTAATAGAATTTTATATATTTCTAGAGGGTACTTTAATTTCTTCATTTTTGACAATAGCGTTTTATGGATATGGAGATAGAAGAAAAATATCATTGCTCTACTTTGTATGGACCCATATAGGGGCAGTATTGCTATTAACAGGAATTTTATATTTCGGCTATATAGTAGGTTCATTTAATTATATGAACTTAGTTAATGGCTCATTAGTTCCTGTCGGATCCGAAGAGGCAGTGTTAGGGAGCGCTGCAACACTTATAGCTATATTAATGCTCATAGGTCTTTTCGTCAAGATGGCAGTATTTGGAGTTCATATGTGGTTGCCATATGCTCATGCTGAAGCTCCAACACCAATTTCGGCATTGTTATCTCCTAATTTAATAGGTCTTGCGGGATATGCTATAGCTAGATTTGTTTTCCAATTTTTCCCAACAATTATGCTATCTTGGAGACCATATTTGCTAACTTTGGCTTTCATAACAATTATATATGGAGGATTAGTTGCATTAAGGCAAAAAGACTTTAAGAGGTTTTTGGCGTATTCAAGCATAAGCCAAATGGGCTATATGTTATTAGGGTTATCAACATTAACAACATATGGAATAATAGGGGCAATGCTTGTTTATTTATCTCATGCAATTGGTAAAGCAATACTTTTCATGTCAGCTGGTGTATTTATTACAGAGCTAAACAATCTTAGAGATATAACTAAGATGGGAGGATTAGCAAAGAAATATCCATTAACAGCTGCATTAGCATTATTTGGTTTTATGAATTTAACAGGATTACCTCCTAGTGTAGGCATGTGGAGTGAAATATTAATAGTTATGGGATTAGTTCAATCTTATATGTTGAGAAGTCTTGCATCTCTTGTCGGCTTTACAGCATTATTAATAGTTGCTTTGACTATGACAGGAGCGTATTCATTTATAATGATGAGAAGAATATTCTATGGACAACCTAGAAGTAAAATAGAAATTAAAGAAAAAATTGATGTATTTAAGTTATCTATATTAGGTATTGCAATATTTGGTTTTATATTTTTCTTAGCAATAAATCCATTAATATCAAATTTAAATACCTCCATAGTATCTTTTATTATTTCTTTTTTAAGTAGGTGA